One Vibrio sp. 16 genomic window carries:
- the mioC gene encoding FMN-binding protein MioC, with protein MIHIITGSTLGGAEYVGDHLSDLLIEKGFETTIHNQPDINDIENKGTWLVITSTHGAGEYPDNIQPFISALQNTPPKMSEVKYAVIAIGDSSYDTFCAAGKHAHDLLEDIGAAPITDCLTIDVLSHSVPEDAAETWLLEHIERF; from the coding sequence ATGATTCACATTATAACAGGCAGCACTTTAGGCGGAGCTGAATATGTGGGTGACCACCTAAGCGATCTTCTGATTGAGAAAGGGTTTGAAACCACAATCCACAACCAACCAGACATTAACGATATTGAAAACAAAGGGACATGGCTTGTTATCACATCAACGCATGGTGCGGGCGAATATCCAGATAACATTCAGCCCTTCATTAGCGCATTGCAAAACACACCACCTAAAATGAGTGAGGTTAAGTATGCCGTGATCGCGATTGGTGACTCGAGCTACGACACCTTCTGTGCCGCTGGAAAACATGCCCATGACCTTCTGGAAGATATTGGTGCAGCCCCCATTACTGACTGTTTAACCATCGATGTACTCAGCCACTCAGTACCCGAAGATGCAGCTGAAACTTGGTTACTAGAACATATTGAACGCTTCTAA
- the atpB gene encoding F0F1 ATP synthase subunit A produces the protein MAAPGEALTASGYITHHLTHLSTYKLGLVAEETSFWNIHIDSLLFSWITGLMFLGVFYKVAKKSTVGVPGKLQCFVEMIVEFVAENVKDTFHGRNPLIAPLALTIFCWVFLMNLMDLVPIDFLPYPAEHWLGIPYLKIVPSADANITMGMAIGVFALMIFYSIKVKGLGGFAKELALHPFNHWTMIPFNLLIEVVSLLAKPLSLGMRLFGNMFAGEVVFILCAAMLPWFLQWMGSLPWAIFHILVITIQAFVFMMLTIVYMSMAHEDSDH, from the coding sequence ATGGCTGCGCCAGGTGAAGCGCTAACAGCTTCCGGTTACATCACTCACCACCTTACTCACCTTTCAACTTACAAGTTGGGGTTAGTGGCGGAAGAGACGAGTTTCTGGAACATACACATCGATAGCCTGTTGTTTTCTTGGATCACTGGTTTAATGTTCTTAGGAGTGTTTTACAAAGTAGCTAAGAAGTCGACAGTAGGTGTGCCGGGTAAGCTTCAATGTTTTGTTGAAATGATCGTAGAATTTGTCGCGGAAAACGTCAAAGATACGTTCCATGGACGCAACCCATTGATTGCCCCTCTCGCACTGACTATCTTTTGTTGGGTATTTTTAATGAACTTGATGGACCTTGTGCCTATCGATTTCTTACCTTACCCAGCAGAGCATTGGCTAGGTATTCCTTATCTTAAGATAGTACCTTCTGCTGATGCGAACATCACCATGGGAATGGCAATAGGCGTATTCGCTCTGATGATTTTCTACAGCATCAAAGTGAAAGGTCTAGGTGGGTTTGCCAAAGAACTAGCATTACATCCATTTAATCACTGGACGATGATTCCGTTTAACCTACTGATTGAAGTGGTATCGCTACTAGCGAAACCTCTATCACTTGGTATGCGTCTATTCGGTAACATGTTCGCAGGTGAGGTTGTATTCATTCTTTGTGCGGCAATGCTACCATGGTTCCTTCAATGGATGGGTTCACTTCCGTGGGCGATTTTCCATATTCTGGTAATCACGATTCAGGCCTTCGTGTTTATGATGCTAACGATTGTTTATATGTCAATGGCACACGAAGACAGCGATCACTAA
- a CDS encoding ParA family protein: MGKIVAIANQKGGVGKTTTCINLAASMAATKRKVLVIDLDPQGNATMASGVDKYQVDATAYELLVEDVPFSEVVCTNTSGNYDLIAANGDVTAAEIKLMEVFAREVRLKHALASVRDNYDFIFIDCPPSLNLLTINAMAAADSVLVPMQCEYFALEGLTALMDTISKLAAVVNENLKIEGLLRTMYDPRNRLSNEVSDQLKKHFGNKVYRTVIPRNVRLAEAPSHGKPAMYYDKYSAGAKAYLALAGEMLRREEVPA; this comes from the coding sequence GTGGGTAAAATCGTAGCGATCGCCAACCAGAAAGGTGGAGTTGGTAAGACAACAACCTGTATCAACTTAGCGGCCTCTATGGCTGCGACTAAGCGTAAAGTCTTGGTGATTGATCTTGATCCACAAGGGAACGCAACCATGGCCAGTGGCGTTGACAAGTATCAAGTCGATGCGACTGCCTATGAACTTCTCGTCGAAGATGTGCCGTTTTCTGAAGTGGTCTGTACGAACACATCAGGAAACTATGATTTGATTGCCGCGAACGGAGATGTGACGGCGGCTGAAATCAAGCTAATGGAAGTCTTCGCTCGAGAAGTACGCCTAAAGCACGCTCTTGCGTCAGTTCGCGATAACTATGATTTCATCTTTATCGATTGTCCTCCCTCTCTAAACCTTCTTACAATCAATGCCATGGCCGCAGCGGATTCGGTCTTGGTTCCTATGCAGTGTGAGTACTTTGCATTAGAAGGTTTAACGGCGTTAATGGACACAATCAGTAAACTTGCGGCCGTGGTGAATGAGAACCTAAAGATTGAAGGGTTGCTGCGCACCATGTATGACCCTCGCAATCGGCTCTCGAATGAAGTGTCCGATCAACTGAAGAAGCACTTTGGCAACAAGGTGTACCGCACTGTTATTCCTCGTAATGTTCGTTTGGCTGAAGCGCCAAGCCATGGCAAACCAGCCATGTACTACGACAAATACTCTGCAGGCGCAAAAGCCTATCTCGCGCTTGCTGGCGAAATGCTTCGCCGTGAAGAAGTACCTGCATAA
- a CDS encoding F0F1 ATP synthase subunit I: MVAALARPGRELAKRLLLIEMGAVTLVAAGMAIAVNTEWGVSALIGGGIFVIANAVFALCAFLFVGARAAKMVAASFYTGEALKILITVALFSVAYMYMQVELVPLKLTYLLVLGINIFAPALFINNKK; the protein is encoded by the coding sequence ATGGTGGCTGCGTTAGCTAGACCAGGACGAGAGCTTGCTAAGCGATTGTTGTTGATCGAAATGGGCGCGGTTACGTTAGTGGCAGCAGGAATGGCGATTGCTGTAAATACTGAATGGGGAGTTTCAGCGCTAATTGGTGGTGGCATTTTTGTTATCGCTAATGCTGTATTTGCCTTGTGTGCTTTTCTCTTTGTAGGGGCTCGTGCTGCCAAAATGGTTGCTGCGTCTTTCTACACTGGGGAAGCACTAAAGATTCTCATCACAGTGGCACTCTTTTCCGTTGCTTACATGTATATGCAGGTGGAACTCGTTCCCCTGAAACTAACCTATTTGCTGGTACTTGGGATTAACATCTTTGCGCCAGCGCTATTCATTAACAACAAAAAATAG
- the mnmG gene encoding tRNA uridine-5-carboxymethylaminomethyl(34) synthesis enzyme MnmG, translating to MLYHENFDVIVVGGGHAGTEAALASARTGQKTLLLTHNIDTLGQMSCNPAIGGIGKGHLVKEVDAMGGLMAQAIDHAGIQFRTLNASKGPAVRATRAQADRALYKAYVREALENADNLTLFQQSVDDLIVENDTAVGVVTQMGLKFRAKAVVLTVGTFLGGKIHIGMESSSGGRAGDPPSIALADRLRELPFRVDRLKTGTPPRIDARSVDFSELEVQHGDNPTPVFSFMGQRTQHPRQIPCFITHTNESTHEVIRNNLDRSPMYAGVIEGIGPRYCPSIEDKVMRFADKNSHQIFIEPEGLTTHELYPNGISTSLPFDVQVQIVRSMKGFENAHIVRPGYAIEYDFFDPRDLKQTYETKFISGLFFAGQINGTTGYEEAAAQGLMAGLNASLHSQGKEGWSPRRDQAYMGVLIDDLSTMGTKEPYRMFTSRAEYRLLLREDNADLRLTEKARELGLIDDARWARFNEKIDNMEKERQRLKETWMNPKSEGIDALNAILKSPMSREASGEDLLRRPEMTYSQLTALDRFAPALEDQQAAEQVEIQVKYEGYIQRQQDEIEKSLRHENTKLPVDMDYSKVSGLSNEVVAKLTEAKPESIGIASRISGITPAAISILLVHLKKQGILKKGEVA from the coding sequence ATGCTCTATCACGAAAACTTTGACGTCATTGTCGTTGGTGGCGGTCACGCAGGAACGGAAGCCGCATTAGCATCTGCACGGACAGGTCAAAAGACCCTTTTGCTTACTCACAATATCGATACTTTGGGCCAAATGTCATGTAACCCAGCAATCGGTGGTATTGGTAAAGGTCACCTAGTCAAAGAAGTCGATGCAATGGGTGGTTTAATGGCTCAGGCTATCGATCATGCGGGTATTCAATTTCGAACGCTCAATGCCTCTAAAGGCCCAGCTGTACGAGCGACTCGAGCGCAAGCAGACCGTGCTCTGTACAAAGCGTATGTTCGTGAAGCCCTTGAAAATGCTGACAACTTAACGCTTTTCCAACAGTCAGTGGATGACCTAATTGTGGAAAATGACACCGCTGTAGGTGTTGTAACCCAAATGGGGCTTAAGTTTCGAGCAAAAGCCGTGGTCCTTACCGTCGGCACCTTTTTAGGTGGCAAGATCCATATTGGTATGGAGAGCTCTTCAGGTGGTCGAGCTGGGGATCCACCTTCGATCGCGCTAGCTGATCGTCTCCGTGAGCTCCCATTCCGTGTTGATCGTCTTAAAACAGGGACACCTCCAAGGATCGATGCTCGAAGTGTCGATTTCTCAGAGTTGGAAGTACAACATGGTGATAATCCAACACCAGTATTTTCATTCATGGGACAACGCACTCAGCATCCTCGTCAAATCCCATGTTTCATCACGCATACTAACGAAAGTACGCATGAAGTGATCCGCAACAACCTTGATCGCAGTCCAATGTACGCTGGAGTGATTGAAGGGATTGGTCCTCGTTACTGTCCTTCGATCGAGGACAAAGTGATGCGTTTTGCTGACAAAAACAGCCACCAGATTTTTATTGAACCAGAAGGTTTGACGACTCACGAACTCTATCCAAATGGTATTTCCACCAGCTTACCATTTGATGTTCAGGTTCAGATCGTGCGTTCGATGAAAGGGTTTGAAAACGCGCATATTGTTCGTCCTGGTTATGCGATTGAATACGATTTCTTTGACCCACGTGATTTGAAACAGACTTACGAAACCAAGTTTATTAGCGGTCTGTTTTTTGCCGGCCAAATCAACGGCACAACGGGTTACGAAGAAGCAGCTGCACAGGGCTTGATGGCGGGCTTGAACGCAAGCTTGCACAGCCAAGGTAAAGAAGGCTGGAGCCCACGTCGCGATCAAGCTTACATGGGCGTGCTAATTGACGATTTGTCTACCATGGGTACCAAAGAACCGTACCGCATGTTCACCTCTCGTGCAGAATACCGCCTCTTGTTGCGTGAAGATAACGCAGACTTGCGTTTGACAGAAAAAGCTCGCGAGCTAGGTTTGATTGATGATGCGCGTTGGGCACGTTTCAACGAAAAAATCGACAACATGGAAAAAGAGCGTCAACGTCTGAAAGAAACGTGGATGAATCCTAAATCAGAAGGTATCGATGCCCTTAATGCGATTCTAAAATCGCCAATGTCTCGTGAAGCAAGTGGCGAAGATCTTCTGCGTCGTCCTGAGATGACCTATTCACAGCTCACGGCTCTGGATCGTTTTGCGCCTGCACTTGAGGATCAACAAGCCGCTGAGCAAGTTGAAATCCAAGTGAAATACGAAGGTTACATTCAGCGACAGCAAGATGAGATCGAAAAATCTCTGCGTCATGAGAACACGAAACTACCTGTCGATATGGATTACTCCAAAGTTAGTGGTCTCTCCAATGAAGTAGTCGCAAAACTGACGGAAGCGAAACCTGAAAGTATCGGTATTGCTTCTCGTATTTCTGGTATTACACCAGCTGCGATTTCCATTTTGCTGGTTCACTTGAAAAAGCAAGGCATTTTAAAAAAAGGTGAGGTCGCGTAA
- the atpF gene encoding F0F1 ATP synthase subunit B: MNMNATLLGQAISFALFVWFCMKYVWPPIMNAIEERQKKIADGLQAAERAEKDLNLAQANASSQMKEAKRTATEVIEQANKRKTQILDEAREEAQAERQKILAQAEAEIEAERNRARDELRKQVATLALAGAEKILERSIDKDAHKDLLDNITAKL, encoded by the coding sequence GTGAATATGAACGCAACTCTGCTAGGTCAAGCAATCTCGTTCGCACTATTTGTGTGGTTCTGCATGAAATATGTATGGCCGCCAATCATGAACGCTATTGAAGAACGTCAGAAAAAAATCGCTGATGGCCTTCAAGCGGCAGAACGAGCTGAGAAAGACTTGAATCTAGCTCAAGCTAATGCTTCTTCTCAAATGAAAGAAGCGAAGCGCACAGCAACTGAGGTCATTGAGCAAGCGAACAAGCGTAAGACTCAAATTCTAGACGAAGCTCGCGAGGAAGCTCAGGCAGAACGCCAGAAAATCCTTGCTCAAGCGGAAGCTGAAATTGAAGCTGAACGCAACCGTGCGCGCGATGAACTGCGCAAACAAGTTGCAACTCTGGCTTTAGCTGGTGCTGAGAAAATCCTTGAGCGTTCAATCGATAAAGATGCGCACAAAGATCTTCTCGACAACATTACTGCAAAACTTTAA
- the atpA gene encoding F0F1 ATP synthase subunit alpha: MQLNSTEISDLIKQRIESFEVVSEARNEGTIVSVSDGIIRIHGLADVMQGEMIELPGGRYALALNLERDSVGAVVMGPYADLKEGMKVTGTGRILEVPVGPELLGRVVNTLGEPIDGKGPIEAKLSSPVEVIAPGVIDRKSVDQPVQTGYKSVDSMIPIGRGQRELVIGDRQTGKTAMAIDAIINQKNSGIFSIYVAIGQKASTIANVVRKLEEHGALANTIVVVASASESAALQYLAPYAGCAMGEYFRDRGEDALIVYDDLSKQAVAYRQISLLLKRPPGREAFPGDVFYLHSRLLERAARVSEEYVEKFTNGEVKGKTGSLTALPIIETQAGDVSAFVPTNVISITDGQIFLQTELFNAGVRPAVDPGISVSRVGGSAQTKIIKKLSGGIRTALAQYRELAAFAQFSSDLDEATKKQLDHGQKVTELMKQKQYAPMSVFDQALVIFAAERGYLADVELSKLLDFEAALLSFARGQYAEFAAEIDKTGAYNDEVEAQLKKLTDDFVATQTW, encoded by the coding sequence ATGCAACTTAATTCCACGGAAATTAGCGATCTAATCAAACAACGTATCGAATCTTTCGAAGTTGTTAGTGAAGCTCGCAACGAAGGTACTATCGTATCGGTAAGCGACGGTATCATTCGCATTCACGGCCTAGCGGACGTGATGCAAGGTGAAATGATTGAATTACCGGGTGGCCGTTATGCACTAGCACTTAACCTTGAGCGTGACTCGGTTGGTGCGGTTGTAATGGGTCCATATGCTGACCTTAAGGAAGGCATGAAAGTTACAGGTACTGGTCGTATTCTTGAAGTACCAGTTGGTCCTGAATTGCTTGGTCGTGTTGTAAACACGCTAGGTGAGCCAATTGATGGTAAAGGTCCAATCGAAGCGAAACTGTCTTCGCCTGTAGAAGTGATTGCACCAGGTGTAATCGATCGTAAGTCGGTTGATCAACCTGTTCAAACTGGTTACAAATCTGTTGACTCAATGATCCCAATTGGTCGTGGTCAGCGTGAGCTTGTAATCGGTGACCGTCAGACTGGTAAAACAGCAATGGCGATCGATGCAATCATCAACCAGAAAAACTCTGGTATTTTCTCAATCTACGTAGCTATCGGTCAGAAAGCATCGACTATCGCTAACGTAGTTCGCAAACTAGAAGAGCACGGCGCGCTAGCAAACACTATCGTTGTTGTTGCATCGGCTTCTGAATCTGCAGCGCTACAATACCTAGCGCCATACGCAGGTTGTGCGATGGGTGAATACTTCCGTGATCGCGGAGAAGACGCACTGATTGTTTATGATGATCTATCTAAGCAAGCGGTAGCTTACCGTCAGATCTCTCTACTACTAAAACGCCCACCAGGTCGTGAAGCATTCCCAGGTGACGTTTTCTACCTCCACTCACGTCTACTAGAGCGTGCAGCTCGTGTAAGCGAAGAGTACGTAGAAAAGTTCACTAACGGTGAAGTGAAAGGTAAGACAGGTTCTTTAACTGCACTGCCTATCATTGAAACTCAAGCTGGTGACGTTTCAGCATTCGTACCGACAAACGTAATCTCGATTACTGACGGTCAGATCTTCCTACAGACTGAGCTATTCAACGCGGGTGTTCGCCCAGCGGTTGACCCAGGTATCTCAGTATCTCGTGTTGGTGGTTCTGCACAGACGAAAATCATCAAGAAGCTATCAGGCGGTATCCGTACAGCACTAGCTCAGTACCGTGAACTTGCGGCATTCGCACAGTTCTCATCTGACCTTGATGAAGCGACAAAGAAACAGCTAGACCACGGTCAGAAAGTTACAGAACTAATGAAGCAGAAGCAGTACGCTCCTATGTCTGTATTTGACCAAGCGCTAGTAATCTTTGCGGCAGAGCGCGGCTACCTAGCAGATGTTGAACTAAGCAAACTGCTAGATTTCGAAGCGGCTCTACTATCGTTCGCTCGCGGTCAATACGCTGAATTTGCAGCTGAGATCGACAAGACGGGTGCATACAACGATGAAGTTGAAGCGCAGCTTAAGAAGCTGACTGACGACTTCGTAGCAACCCAAACTTGGTAA
- a CDS encoding ParB/RepB/Spo0J family partition protein: MSKRGLGKGLDALLSTSSLAREKQQNALQSQQLSSEGELTDLSINSLKPGVYQPRKDMSPEALEELAASIESQGIIQPIVVRQVEHDKFEIIAGERRWRAARKAGLKQVPCVIKNVEDRAAIAMALIENIQREDLNVIEEAVALERLQTEFSLTHQQVADVIGKSRAAVSNILRLNQLENDVKGLVSDNLLDMGHARALLALEGEQQIEVAQQVAKKQLTVRQTEQLVKKCLQPAVEDKNAPQDVEIQELSQKLSVMLGGKVAIVRNPSGKSKVTISLDEPHKLEQLIAKLES, from the coding sequence ATGTCTAAACGTGGTTTGGGTAAAGGGCTTGATGCTCTGCTTTCGACTAGTTCGCTAGCGCGTGAAAAACAGCAAAATGCGCTCCAGAGTCAACAGCTCTCATCTGAAGGTGAATTGACCGACTTAAGCATCAACAGTCTTAAGCCTGGCGTTTATCAACCACGCAAAGATATGTCACCTGAGGCACTAGAGGAGTTGGCAGCGTCGATTGAATCCCAAGGCATTATCCAGCCGATTGTCGTTCGTCAGGTTGAACACGACAAATTTGAGATTATCGCGGGTGAACGGCGCTGGCGTGCGGCGCGGAAAGCGGGTCTAAAACAAGTGCCTTGTGTGATCAAAAATGTGGAAGATCGCGCGGCGATCGCGATGGCATTGATCGAAAACATTCAACGCGAAGATCTCAACGTGATTGAAGAGGCGGTTGCGCTTGAGCGTTTGCAAACAGAATTCTCACTGACTCATCAGCAGGTCGCTGATGTGATAGGTAAGTCTCGAGCGGCTGTCAGCAACATATTACGTCTTAATCAGTTAGAAAATGACGTAAAAGGTTTGGTTTCAGACAATTTGCTCGATATGGGGCATGCTCGAGCACTGCTAGCTCTTGAGGGCGAACAACAAATCGAAGTTGCCCAACAAGTGGCCAAGAAGCAATTAACGGTTCGTCAAACGGAACAACTTGTAAAAAAATGTCTGCAACCGGCAGTTGAAGATAAAAATGCTCCTCAAGATGTGGAGATACAAGAATTGTCACAAAAATTGAGTGTAATGCTCGGGGGTAAAGTTGCTATTGTCCGAAACCCTAGCGGAAAGTCGAAAGTGACGATTAGTCTTGATGAGCCTCACAAATTAGAGCAACTGATTGCCAAGCTAGAGAGCTAA
- the atpH gene encoding F0F1 ATP synthase subunit delta → MADMTTIARPYAKAAFDFAVEKDQLDQWGQMLSFAAEVANNEQIHELLTSSMSADKLAEVFVAVCGEQVDEFGQNLIKVMAENGRLQALPDVCAEFLLLKQEHEKEITVEVTSATELSDQQKADISSKLETRLERKVQLNCSVDEALLGGVIIRAGDLVIDNSARGRLSRLSDALQS, encoded by the coding sequence ATGGCTGATATGACTACTATCGCACGCCCCTATGCTAAAGCAGCATTCGACTTTGCTGTTGAAAAAGACCAACTAGACCAATGGGGTCAAATGTTGTCTTTTGCAGCGGAAGTTGCCAATAACGAACAAATTCATGAGCTGTTAACCAGCTCAATGTCTGCAGACAAACTTGCAGAAGTATTTGTTGCGGTATGTGGCGAACAAGTTGATGAGTTCGGTCAAAACCTGATTAAGGTGATGGCTGAGAATGGTCGATTACAGGCCCTTCCTGATGTATGCGCTGAGTTCTTGTTACTTAAGCAAGAACACGAGAAAGAAATCACCGTTGAAGTTACTTCAGCAACAGAACTTTCTGACCAGCAAAAAGCAGACATCAGCAGCAAACTTGAAACGCGTCTTGAACGCAAAGTCCAGCTGAATTGCAGCGTAGATGAGGCCCTACTTGGTGGGGTTATTATTAGAGCCGGAGACTTAGTCATCGATAACTCAGCACGTGGCCGTTTAAGCCGCCTGAGCGATGCATTGCAGTCTTAA
- the atpG gene encoding F0F1 ATP synthase subunit gamma, giving the protein MAGAKEIRNKIGSVKSTQKITKAMEMVAASKMRRSQDAMEASRPYAETIRKVIGHVANASLEYRHPYLEEREAKRVGYIIVSTDRGLCGGLNINVFKKAVTDMQSWKEKGAEIELALIGSKATGFFNNSGAKVAAQVSGLGDKPSLEDLIGSVSVMLKKYDEGELDRLYVVSNKFVNTMVQQPTIDQLLPLPKSDSEEMQRTHQWDYIYEPEPKALLDTLLVRYVESQVYQGVVENLACEQAARMIAMKAATDNASNLIDDLELVYNKARQAAITQELSEIVSGAAAV; this is encoded by the coding sequence ATGGCCGGCGCAAAAGAGATACGTAATAAAATCGGTAGTGTTAAAAGCACTCAGAAGATTACGAAAGCAATGGAAATGGTAGCAGCTTCAAAAATGCGTCGTTCTCAAGATGCAATGGAAGCTTCTCGTCCATACGCTGAAACAATACGTAAAGTGATCGGTCACGTAGCTAACGCGAGTCTAGAGTATCGTCATCCATACCTAGAAGAGCGTGAAGCTAAGCGTGTTGGTTACATCATCGTTTCTACAGACCGTGGCCTATGTGGCGGCTTGAACATTAACGTGTTCAAAAAAGCAGTCACAGACATGCAAAGCTGGAAAGAGAAAGGCGCTGAAATTGAACTGGCATTGATTGGTTCTAAAGCAACTGGCTTCTTTAACAACAGCGGTGCAAAAGTAGCGGCACAGGTTTCTGGTCTAGGTGATAAGCCTAGCCTTGAAGACCTAATCGGTTCTGTAAGCGTAATGCTGAAGAAATACGATGAAGGTGAGTTGGACCGTTTATACGTAGTTAGCAACAAGTTTGTGAACACTATGGTTCAACAACCAACGATCGATCAATTACTACCTTTGCCTAAATCGGACAGCGAAGAGATGCAGCGTACCCACCAGTGGGACTACATCTACGAGCCAGAACCAAAAGCGCTACTAGATACGCTTCTAGTGCGTTATGTGGAATCTCAAGTATACCAAGGTGTGGTTGAGAACCTTGCTTGTGAGCAAGCGGCTCGAATGATTGCAATGAAAGCTGCAACTGATAATGCGAGCAACTTGATTGATGATTTAGAACTTGTGTACAACAAAGCCCGTCAGGCTGCGATCACACAAGAGCTATCTGAAATCGTTTCAGGTGCGGCAGCGGTTTAA
- the rsmG gene encoding 16S rRNA (guanine(527)-N(7))-methyltransferase RsmG, producing MSQLRNKLDELIAQTDLEVSELQRNQLVGYVEMLNKWNKAYNLTSVRDPEEMLVKHILDSIIVSTHLQGERFIDVGTGPGLPGIPLAIMCPDKHFHLLDSLGKRIRFIKQALHELKIENVMPIQSRVEEFQPQEKFDAVLSRAFASMVDMVSWCHHLPKAETGLFLALKGQLPQGEIDELPEWCCVTDIKALNVPQLEGERHLVILSRKE from the coding sequence ATGAGCCAACTTCGTAATAAGCTTGATGAACTCATCGCGCAAACTGACTTAGAAGTGTCTGAACTGCAACGTAACCAACTGGTTGGTTACGTTGAAATGCTCAATAAGTGGAACAAAGCGTACAACTTGACTTCGGTTCGTGATCCCGAAGAAATGCTAGTGAAACATATTCTAGATAGCATTATCGTTAGCACTCACTTACAAGGTGAGCGCTTTATTGATGTAGGCACAGGTCCTGGACTTCCGGGAATTCCTCTGGCCATTATGTGCCCAGATAAGCACTTTCACTTACTCGACAGCCTTGGCAAGCGTATCCGTTTTATCAAGCAAGCACTCCATGAGCTGAAGATCGAAAATGTGATGCCGATTCAAAGTCGCGTCGAAGAGTTTCAACCACAAGAAAAATTTGATGCCGTACTGAGCCGAGCATTCGCATCTATGGTAGATATGGTAAGTTGGTGTCACCACCTTCCAAAAGCCGAAACAGGGCTATTTTTGGCACTGAAGGGGCAATTACCACAGGGTGAGATTGATGAACTTCCTGAGTGGTGTTGTGTGACCGACATCAAAGCTTTGAATGTTCCTCAATTGGAAGGTGAGCGTCATCTAGTAATCTTATCGCGCAAGGAATAA
- the atpE gene encoding F0F1 ATP synthase subunit C, producing the protein METVLSFSAIAVAIIVGLCAVGTAIGFAVLGGKFLEGAARQPEMAPMLQVKMFIIAGLLDAVPMIGIVIALLFTFANPFVGQLAG; encoded by the coding sequence ATGGAAACTGTATTGAGCTTTTCAGCAATCGCAGTAGCAATCATCGTTGGTCTATGTGCAGTAGGTACTGCAATCGGCTTCGCAGTACTAGGTGGTAAATTCCTAGAAGGTGCTGCACGTCAACCAGAAATGGCACCAATGCTACAAGTTAAGATGTTCATCATCGCGGGTCTACTGGATGCGGTTCCAATGATCGGTATCGTAATCGCTCTACTATTTACTTTCGCAAACCCATTCGTTGGTCAACTAGCTGGTTAA